The Bifidobacterium bifidum ATCC 29521 = JCM 1255 = DSM 20456 region TTTCCCGGCGAGCGCATGATACGGCGAGTCCGGCAACCCTGAATAATTCACCGACACGACATGCGGCGTGTGTTCGAGGTGCCCGGCGATGGCCGTCGCCGTTTCGACCTGGCGGGCGACCCGCTGCGGCAGCGTCTCCAGTCCGATCAGCTGCAGGTATGCGTTGAACGGGCTTTGCACGGCACCGAACGTGCGCAGGTATTTGACGCGGATGCGCCTGATGAACGCTTCGGAGCCAAACGCCCCGGAGAAGCTGCGCCGGTTGCCGTCGATGTCGGCGATGACCTGCTCAGGCCGCGTGAATTGCAGGAAACGGCCGTTCGCCCAGTCGAACCGTCCGGCGTCGACGATCACGCCGCCGATGGCGTTGCCATGCCCGGTGATGCCCTTGGTGGTCGAATGCACAACGATGTCGGCGCCGAATTCGATCGGGCGCAGCAGGTACGGCGTCGGCACGGTGTTGTCGAGAATCAGCGCCAGCCCGTGCCGGTGCGCCAGATCGGCCAGCGGACGGATATCGGTGATGGCGGTGTTCGGGTTGGCGACCGTCTCGGCGAAGATGGCACGGGTCGCGGGACCGATCAGAGACTCGATCTCATGCAGGTCGTTGATGTCCTTGACGAAATCAGCGTGGATGCCGAACTGCGGCAGGAAGTCGCCGAGCGCATCGACTGACGCCCCATACAGGTTCGTCGGCGCGATGATGCGGCCACCGCCCTCCCCCGCGCACATCAGCGCGTATGACACCGCGGCCATGCCCGACGACACCGCCACCGCGCCGACGCCACCCTCCAGGGCGGCAAGCCGGCGTTCGAGCGCATCGACGGTCGGATTGGCGACTCTGGAATACTCGAACCCGGATATCTCACCGGCGGCCAGATCACGGCCACGAGCGGCGTTCTCCAAATCGAAGGCGGCGGAGGCGTAGATGGGCACGCTGACCGCATTGTCGTTGCGGTTCGCATTATACCCGCCATGAACCGCAAGCGTGCTGAAATCAGTCATTTCCAAATCCCTTTCATCCGCATGACCGCCAAAACAACGAACACCGACCGCCATATTTCTTCAAGACACGACAGTGCGGGCGTCATCGCCATGAACGTCAACGCCCGCACGGCCCGCACCGCATGATAGGCACGGTACGCGACCCTATGCGGCCACTTCCGTCGTCAGCCGGTCGAGCACCTGACCGCTTACGCCGTCGATGCCCAGCGCCTCGAACGCCTTGTCGAAGCCCTGCCCCAGATCCTCGATCAGATCGGACACGTCCTCGATGCCCACCGACAGACGCACCAGCTCGTCGGTGATGCCCACCTTGAGACGCTCCTCGCGAGGCAGCTCGAAATGCGTCATGCGGCATGGCAGCTCGGCGAGGCTTTCCACCGCGCCCAGACTGACGGCGAGATGGAACACGTGCAGGTTGTCGAGCACGATGGACGGGTCAACCCCCGGCACCACTTCAAAGGACAGCACGCCGCCGAACCCCTTGAGTCCATTCTCGGCGAGCAGATGGTTGCGGTCGCCATACACGCCCGGGTAATGCACGGCCCGAACGAGCGGATGCGCCAGCAGGTATTCCGCCACGGCCTGCGCGT contains the following coding sequences:
- a CDS encoding O-acetylhomoserine aminocarboxypropyltransferase/cysteine synthase family protein, which gives rise to MTDFSTLAVHGGYNANRNDNAVSVPIYASAAFDLENAARGRDLAAGEISGFEYSRVANPTVDALERRLAALEGGVGAVAVSSGMAAVSYALMCAGEGGGRIIAPTNLYGASVDALGDFLPQFGIHADFVKDINDLHEIESLIGPATRAIFAETVANPNTAITDIRPLADLAHRHGLALILDNTVPTPYLLRPIEFGADIVVHSTTKGITGHGNAIGGVIVDAGRFDWANGRFLQFTRPEQVIADIDGNRRSFSGAFGSEAFIRRIRVKYLRTFGAVQSPFNAYLQLIGLETLPQRVARQVETATAIAGHLEHTPHVVSVNYSGLPDSPYHALAGKYFPRGVGQILSFKVEGGADRVRRILDGVKLFSYVPNIGDARSLIVDPANITHREVPESYRKAAGVSDDLIRLSIGLEDAGDLMADLDRAIAGAYGE